The following proteins come from a genomic window of Botrytis cinerea B05.10 chromosome 14, complete sequence:
- the Bcmnn11 gene encoding Bcmnn11: MHLAYPSRKASNPPAYFAPRSSRFPMLRRSRAKTIVLGACAIGVVFFILSRILGGANGVPSGTPPVVIVTVLDTVGYSKEYQDSVKENRIQYARKHGYTTFFPSIGDYDIQGSPNSWSKVPAARHALSKFPHSEYIWVLEQNALIMNPALKVEDHIMAPKRLESLMVKDQSIVPPDSVIKTFPNLKGENVDLVLTQDKDGLSQASFIIRRGEWSKFFLDTWFDPLYRSYNFQKADLHALEHIVQWHPTILSKLALVPQKIMNAYSSDEAEGYKDGDFVVRLPGCDQSGRDCGKEAEKYTRQWRTVFASR, translated from the exons ATGCATTTGGCATACCCCTCGAGGAAAGCCTCGAACCCTCCAGCATATTTCGCGCCACGATCCTCACGTTTCCCAATGCTACGCAGAAGCAGGGCGAAGACGATAGTTCTAGGTGCCTGTGCCATAGGGGTGGTGTTCTTTATACTTTCACGTATACTTGGGGGAGCAAATGGAGTGCCATCGGGAACTCCACCAGTCGTAATTGTCACAGTACTGGATACGGTGGGATATAGTAAAGAGTATCAGGACAGCGTGAAGgaaaatcgaattcaatatgcCAGGAAACATG GATATACAACTTTTTTCCCTAGCATCGGAGACTACGATATTCAAGGATCACCGAATTCATGGTCCAAAGTTCCCGCAGCACGACACGCCTTATCAAAATTTCCACACAGCGAATACATTTGGGTTTTGGAGCAGAATGCTCTCATTATGAACCCTGCGCTGAAAGTCGAAGATCACATTATGGCACCAAAGCGCTTGGAAAGTTTGATGGTCAAAGATCAATCCATTGTGCCTCCGGACAGTGTTATCAAGACGTTTCCCAATTTGAAGGGCGAGAACGTTGATTTGGTTCTCACTCAGGATAAAGATGGTCTGTCGCAGGCTAGTTTTATTATCAGAAGGGGGGAATGGAGCAAATTCTTTCTCGATACATGGTTTGACCCTTTGTATCGCTCTTACAACTTTCAGAAAGCAGACCTTCATGCATTG GAACATATCGTACAATGGCATCCAACGATCTTGTCGAAGTTGGCACTCGTGCCACAGAAAATAATGAATGCATACAGTTCGGATGAGGCAGAAGGGTATAAGGATGGAGACTTTGTTGTTCGATTGCCTGGCTGCGACCAGTCTGGACGAGACTGTGGAAAAGAGGCCGAAAAATACACAAGACAATGGCGGACAGTCTTCGCATCACGATGA
- the Bcdpl1 gene encoding Bcdpl1, whose amino-acid sequence MPGSSRMPVSLRNSFTVKKGSSSSSQLLALNIDLLRNVVFFLFLLRWTRKGLLKLKGRGLFGSFADAYISIRRTLYGLFLRAPGVRSQVQKQVSEAITKLQGKLVPTGPDVVRYLTLPKEGWSEETVMKELETLANMDHTRWEDGFVSGAVYHGGDSLMKLQTEAFGKFTVANPIHPDVFPGVRKMEAEIVAMVLSMFNAPPGAAGVTTSGGTESILMACLSARQKAYAERGVKEPEMILPETAHTAFRKAGQYFGIKIHLVACPAPSYQVHLPSVSRLINSNTVLLVGSAPNFPHGLIDDITGLSKLAVKRRIPLHVDCCLGSFLVPFLEKAGFETELFDFRLKGVTSISCDTHKYGFAPKGNSTVLYRTAALRTYQYFISPDWSGGVYASPSIAGSRPGALIAGCWASLMSVGETGYINSCNEIVGATKKIIDSISENPSLNADLHVLGKPLVSVVAFTSKTLDIYDIADAMSGKGWHLNSLQNPPAIHVAVTLPIVKVWEKLIEDLIAVVEGEKEKERVRIVEGKGAKGKSLGDSAALYGVAGSLPNKSVVVELASGFLDTLYKA is encoded by the exons ATGCCCGGCAGTTCGAGAATGCCTGTGAGCTTGCGCAATAGCTTCACCGTCAAAAAGGGTTCTTCGAGCAGTAGCCAATTACTGGCTCTGAACATTGATCT ACTTCGAAATGTCGtattctttttgttcttACTGAGATGGACGAGGAAGGgtcttttgaaattgaagggACGGGGGCTTTTTGGTAGTTTCGCAGACGCATACATCTCAATTCGCAGAACACTCTATGGATTGTTCCTACGAGCACCCGGTGTACGATCTCAAGTACAAAAACAGGTCTCAGAGGCAATTACGAAATTACAAGGAAAATTGGTACCGACAGGCCCAGACGTGGTACGATATTTGACGCTGCCGAAGGAAGGATGGTCTGAAGAAACGGTTATGAAGGAGTTGGAGACGTTGGCCAATATGGATCATACCAGATGGGAGGATGGATTTGTCTCGGGTGCTGTGTATCATGGAGGAGACTCGTTGATGAAGCTACAAACGGAGGCATTTGGAAAGTTTACAGTCGCGAATCCTATTCACCCGGATGTGTTCCCTGGAGTGAGAAAGATGGAGGCGGAAATCGTGGCGATGGTTTTGTCGATGTTTAATGCTCCTCCTGGAGCTGCCGGAGTTACAACTAGTGGAGGTACAGAGTCTATTTTGATGGCTTGCTTGAGTGCAAGACAGAAGGCTTATGCCGAGAGAGGTGTAAAGGAGCCGGAAAT GATTCTACCAGAAACAGCACACACAGCATTCCGCAAAGCAGGTCAATATTTCGgtatcaaaattcatctcGTCGCTTGTCCCGCTCCATCTTACCAAGTACATCTTCCAAGCGTATCTCGCCTTATTAACAGCAATACCGTTCTTCTTGTTGGCTCCGCACCCAACTTCCCTCATGGACTCATTGACGACATCACCGGTCTCTCCAAGCTCGCCGTCAAACGTAGAATTCCACTTCATGTCGATTGCTGTCTTGGATCATTCCTCGTTCCCTTCCTCGAGAAGGCCGGATTCGAAACCGAACTCTTTGATTTCCGTCTTAAGGGTGTTACTAGTATTAGTTGCGATACCCACAAATACGGCTTTGCACCTAAAGGTAACTCGACTGTTCTTTACCGCACCGCAGCCTTGAGAACTTACCAATATTTCATCTCTCCTGACTGGTCAGGTGGTGTATATGCCTCTCCATCGATTGCCGGATCTCGTCCAGGTGCTCTTATTGCTGGTTGTTGGGCTTCGCTTATGAGTGTTGGAGAAACTGGTTATATCAATTCTTGTAATGAGATTGTCGGAGCTACCAAGAAGATCATCGATTCCATAAGCGAAAACCCATCTCTTAACGCCGATCTTCACGTACTCGGTAAACCACTTGTTTCTGTTGTAGCTTTCACGTCCAAGACACTCGATATTTATGATATTGCCGATGCTATGTCGGGGAAGGGATGGCATCTCAATTCGTTACAGAACCCACCAGCTATACACGTAGCTGTGACCTTACCAATTGTAAAGGTATGGGAGAAATTGATCGAAGACCTGATAGCTGTCGtagaaggagagaaggagaaggagagagttAGAATTGTGGAAGGTAAAGGTGCAAAAGGAAAGAGCTTGGGAGATTCAGCGGCCCTCTATGGGGTTGCAGGTAGTTTACCAAATAAGAGCGTGGTTGTCGAATTAGCGAGTGGATTTTTGGATACTTTGTATAAAGCTTAG